From the genome of Spirosomataceae bacterium TFI 002, one region includes:
- a CDS encoding REP element-mobilizing transposase RayT, giving the protein MLEPKTLYHIYNQGNNKELVFREEQDYLRFLEKVNSLVKPNCEILTYCLMPNHFHFIVLTTNKSVRPIQVGNIELTELTNSFRKLLSEFAKEINKKYIRTGSLFRQKTKYDLVDNGDVKYPLNLLRYVLINPLEANLVDDLNDWKYSSYLDFVGLRNGKLCNKTLAQDIFQIKLEQLTELNSFDRGEAFFKTHL; this is encoded by the coding sequence ATGCTCGAGCCAAAGACTTTATATCATATCTACAACCAAGGTAATAACAAGGAACTGGTCTTCCGTGAAGAACAAGATTATTTGAGATTTTTGGAAAAGGTAAATTCACTAGTAAAACCCAATTGCGAAATTTTGACGTATTGCCTAATGCCAAACCATTTCCACTTTATCGTTTTAACTACGAATAAAAGTGTGCGACCTATTCAGGTGGGTAATATTGAACTCACAGAACTCACAAATTCATTTAGGAAGTTGTTAAGCGAATTTGCAAAGGAAATTAACAAAAAATATATAAGAACAGGCTCATTGTTTCGACAGAAAACCAAGTATGATTTAGTGGATAATGGTGATGTGAAATACCCGTTAAACTTATTGAGGTATGTTTTAATTAACCCTCTAGAAGCCAATCTTGTGGATGATTTAAATGATTGGAAATACAGTTCGTATCTAGATTTTGTAGGTCTTAGAAATGGTAAATTATGCAATAAGACTCTTGCCCAAGATATCTTTCAGATAAAGCTTGAACAACTAACAGAGCTGAATTCTTTTGATCGTGGTGAAGCATTTTTTAAGACACATTTGTAA
- a CDS encoding ribosome-associated protein, protein MTLQELLDTDFSSEFQFNTSRSGGAGGQNVNKVETKVELRFHVGNSQLLLEEQKELIRKKFKNQINQEDELLITSQVSRSQLKNKTATIKRFKTILKQALTPPKKRKPTKPSRAKVEKRLQSKKIQGDKKASRGKVEF, encoded by the coding sequence ATGACACTCCAGGAACTTCTTGATACAGACTTTAGCTCTGAATTTCAGTTCAACACTTCTCGTAGTGGTGGTGCTGGTGGGCAAAATGTGAACAAGGTAGAGACCAAAGTGGAGTTGCGGTTTCATGTTGGAAACTCTCAACTACTATTAGAAGAACAAAAGGAATTAATCCGCAAGAAGTTTAAAAACCAGATCAATCAAGAAGACGAATTATTGATCACTTCGCAAGTGAGTAGGTCGCAGCTGAAAAACAAGACAGCAACAATAAAACGCTTCAAAACAATTCTAAAACAAGCTCTCACACCACCTAAGAAAAGAAAACCTACAAAACCTTCACGTGCAAAAGTCGAAAAGCGACTCCAATCCAAAAAGATACAAGGAGACAAAAAAGCGAGTAGGGGAAAGGTAGAGTTTTAA
- a CDS encoding oxidoreductase alpha (molybdopterin) subunit — MRTPSYTGGWKSIYYSLHVVKEVGLGEFTRSITSKNTCKTCAYGMGGQKGGMVNEDGDTIEICKKSMQAMLTDIQKGIPSEFWGQNSLAELRKLRPRELERLGRLQDPIFKGKNDNAYKVISWQEAFDKIIHKFKATDPNRSFFYASGRSGNEAAFLLHLYARVYGTNNVNNCSYYCHQASGVGMGSVIGTGTATIELSDLKKADLVFVIGANPASNHPRFLTELLHLRRRGGNVIVINPAKEQGMVRFSIPSDVRSLLSTGTAIASEYLQPRIGGDMAVIYGIAKYVLEQGAEDKAFVKNNCENFDIFKTKVNDLSWEEIVSNSQISKAEIIKAAELYIQGKNVVFTWAMGITHHQHGVENVEAIVNLAMLRGMLGRENAGLLPLRGHSNVQGIGTVGVTPVLKGKIFENIEEKLGIKLPTTVGWDTMKCMEEADKGNVDVAFILGGNLYASNPNLNFAKKALDNIPFKVFLNTTLNEGHIQGIEGESLILPVLTRDEEAQRTTQESMFNFVRWSDGGIERIKNAKSEVEIIATIAKDVVPKTKLDFAAYLDHKNIRNAIAVTIPGFEKLSNDNEEFHISGRIKHNAIFDTPSGKAIFKFNGLPKAPENKDSFTLMSVRSEGQFNSIVYEEDDAWRGTTHRNVILMNPEDIAAKGLKDGDSINVKSKAGEIKNFEAFAFNISRGSVLGYYPETNFLVGSEVDPRSRTPAFKATEVWIEKV, encoded by the coding sequence ATGCGGACTCCTTCTTACACCGGCGGCTGGAAATCAATTTATTACTCACTTCATGTAGTCAAAGAAGTGGGTTTGGGAGAATTTACGAGGAGTATAACTTCTAAAAATACCTGCAAAACATGTGCATATGGCATGGGCGGCCAAAAAGGCGGGATGGTAAATGAAGACGGAGACACCATAGAAATATGCAAGAAAAGCATGCAAGCTATGCTAACGGATATTCAAAAAGGTATCCCAAGCGAGTTTTGGGGCCAAAATAGTTTAGCCGAACTAAGAAAACTAAGACCTAGAGAACTCGAAAGACTTGGCAGGTTGCAAGACCCTATTTTTAAAGGGAAAAACGACAATGCTTACAAAGTGATTTCGTGGCAAGAAGCATTTGACAAAATCATCCATAAATTCAAAGCCACTGATCCTAACCGCAGCTTTTTCTATGCATCTGGGAGATCAGGAAACGAAGCTGCTTTTTTGCTTCACTTATACGCCAGAGTTTACGGAACAAACAATGTGAATAATTGCTCTTACTATTGCCACCAAGCAAGTGGTGTAGGAATGGGTTCTGTGATAGGAACAGGAACAGCGACCATTGAACTAAGCGACCTCAAAAAAGCGGATTTAGTATTTGTGATAGGAGCAAATCCAGCATCAAACCACCCAAGATTTCTAACAGAATTATTGCACTTAAGAAGAAGAGGCGGAAATGTAATTGTCATTAACCCTGCAAAAGAGCAAGGAATGGTACGATTTTCTATCCCTTCCGATGTGCGGTCTTTGCTTAGCACAGGAACTGCCATAGCCAGCGAATACCTCCAACCAAGAATTGGTGGCGATATGGCTGTGATCTACGGTATCGCCAAATATGTATTGGAACAAGGAGCTGAAGACAAAGCTTTTGTAAAAAACAATTGTGAAAACTTCGACATTTTCAAAACCAAAGTGAATGATCTTTCTTGGGAAGAAATCGTTTCCAATTCTCAAATTTCGAAGGCTGAAATAATTAAAGCTGCAGAGCTTTATATTCAAGGTAAAAATGTAGTTTTCACTTGGGCAATGGGCATCACACATCACCAACATGGCGTAGAAAATGTAGAGGCCATTGTCAACTTAGCAATGTTAAGAGGAATGCTAGGAAGGGAAAATGCAGGCTTATTGCCGCTCAGAGGACATTCCAATGTTCAAGGAATTGGCACTGTGGGTGTTACACCCGTTCTTAAGGGAAAAATATTTGAAAATATAGAAGAAAAACTGGGCATCAAATTACCTACAACCGTTGGCTGGGATACCATGAAATGCATGGAAGAAGCCGACAAAGGCAATGTAGATGTTGCCTTTATTTTGGGTGGGAATCTGTATGCATCTAACCCCAATCTCAATTTTGCAAAAAAGGCTCTTGACAATATTCCTTTCAAAGTATTTCTCAATACGACTTTGAACGAAGGACATATTCAGGGCATCGAAGGAGAAAGTTTGATATTACCAGTGCTCACCAGAGACGAGGAAGCACAAAGAACAACGCAAGAGTCCATGTTCAATTTTGTGAGATGGAGCGATGGAGGCATAGAAAGAATAAAGAATGCCAAATCCGAAGTGGAGATCATTGCTACAATCGCCAAGGATGTTGTTCCAAAAACCAAACTTGATTTTGCTGCTTACCTAGACCACAAAAATATTAGAAATGCCATTGCAGTCACTATTCCAGGTTTTGAGAAGCTAAGCAACGACAATGAAGAATTCCACATTTCGGGAAGAATAAAACACAATGCAATTTTTGATACTCCAAGCGGAAAGGCAATTTTCAAATTCAACGGATTACCCAAAGCTCCCGAAAACAAAGATAGTTTTACGCTCATGTCTGTTCGTAGTGAAGGACAATTCAACTCCATCGTGTATGAAGAAGATGATGCTTGGCGGGGAACGACTCATCGCAATGTCATCCTCATGAATCCAGAAGATATTGCAGCCAAGGGCTTAAAAGATGGCGATAGCATCAATGTTAAAAGTAAAGCTGGAGAAATTAAGAATTTTGAAGCTTTTGCATTTAATATCAGTCGAGGAAGTGTTTTAGGGTATTATCCAGAGACTAATTTCTTGGTTGGATCAGAAGTTGATCCTAGGAGTCGTACTCCTGCTTTTAAGGCAACTGAGGTATGGATTGAGAAGGTTTAA
- a CDS encoding TIGR02453 family protein — MKKAFDFLQDLKENNNREWFEKHRATYEVARDEMAVLVQKILDGMKEQDVIEQVEARKSMQRIYRDIRFSKDKTPYKQHFGGKITRATKYRRGGYYFHLEPGNTFVVAAFWNPNKEDLAWIRSHIAMDASPLEAIVNDPIFKKEFGEIEGEKLKNKPKGYEIDHPNIEWLKYKQFLVFKHFSDEEALSPNFHKKVLKAFAQMMPFLNYMSEILTTDLNGEEI, encoded by the coding sequence TTGAAGAAAGCATTTGATTTTTTGCAGGATTTAAAAGAAAACAATAATAGAGAGTGGTTCGAAAAACACAGAGCGACTTATGAAGTTGCTCGCGACGAAATGGCCGTACTAGTGCAAAAGATTCTGGATGGCATGAAGGAGCAAGATGTAATAGAGCAAGTGGAAGCACGCAAGTCCATGCAAAGGATTTATAGGGATATTCGCTTCTCCAAAGATAAAACACCTTATAAGCAGCATTTTGGAGGAAAGATTACTCGTGCTACAAAATATCGCAGAGGTGGTTATTATTTTCATTTAGAACCTGGGAATACATTTGTAGTCGCTGCTTTTTGGAACCCAAATAAAGAAGATTTGGCTTGGATTCGTTCCCATATTGCAATGGATGCTTCTCCTCTGGAAGCAATTGTAAATGATCCAATCTTTAAAAAGGAATTTGGGGAAATAGAAGGTGAAAAGCTAAAAAATAAACCAAAAGGCTACGAAATAGACCACCCAAATATAGAATGGTTAAAGTACAAGCAGTTTTTGGTTTTCAAGCATTTCAGCGATGAGGAAGCTCTATCTCCCAATTTTCACAAAAAAGTTCTCAAAGCTTTTGCTCAAATGATGCCTTTCCTCAATTATATGAGCGAAATCTTGACTACCGACCTGAACGGTGAAGAAATTTGA
- a CDS encoding butyryl-CoA dehydrogenase — protein MFYSKRNLRFNLFEVLNASELSEFKYFEDHSDETFELILDAAEQIAEKMLLPLLTEMDRKEPQLIDGKIVIHEGMKPIIKKFGEDGWINATFSYEDGGQQLPNLIHNAAAFIFQAANYSASVFPFLTSGAANLIRTFGSDQLKQTFLENMFSGKWQGTMALTEPDAGSSLSDISTSATPTDREGVYKIKGQKIYISCGDHNACENVIHLMLAKIVGGPLGAKGISLFVVPQKRINDTELQANDVTTAGIYHKMGYKGAPIAHLMMGSGDGCEGYLVGEASKGLSYMFQMMNEARVGVGMNATAIGTAAYYASLQYAKERPQGRKISEKDPSKPQVRIIKHADVKRMLFFQKSVVEGSLSLLLFCSKLSDIIHVSTGEKQTNAALLLDFLTPIAKSYPSEMCCLTTSAAVQILGGAGYTTDFPVEQFYREARIHPIHEGTTGIHGMDLLGRKITIANGQAAMLFFKECGKSIQEAKGFENLKSKAESLENQLQILQKVTNHLLQTAKAGETEKYLADATLFLEMTGIIAIAWQWLTMSIVAQKALNKNEAHLDDQQFYKGKIATMQYFFDYELVKVDSLSKRLTSADFISLDAEESWF, from the coding sequence ATGTTTTATTCCAAAAGAAATTTACGTTTTAATCTATTTGAAGTTTTAAACGCTTCGGAATTAAGCGAATTTAAATACTTCGAAGATCATTCTGATGAAACTTTTGAGCTGATTTTGGATGCTGCCGAGCAAATCGCTGAAAAAATGCTGCTTCCATTGTTAACTGAAATGGACAGAAAAGAGCCTCAGCTCATTGATGGCAAAATTGTGATACACGAAGGTATGAAGCCAATCATCAAGAAGTTTGGCGAAGACGGATGGATTAATGCTACTTTTTCTTACGAAGATGGTGGGCAACAATTACCAAACTTAATTCATAATGCAGCAGCATTTATTTTTCAAGCTGCCAACTACTCGGCCTCTGTTTTTCCTTTTTTAACTTCAGGAGCGGCCAACCTTATCAGGACATTTGGATCAGACCAGCTAAAGCAAACGTTTCTTGAAAACATGTTTTCGGGTAAATGGCAAGGGACAATGGCACTTACGGAGCCAGATGCAGGCAGTTCGCTATCGGATATTTCAACCTCAGCTACGCCAACCGATAGGGAAGGAGTTTACAAAATAAAGGGTCAAAAAATTTACATTTCTTGCGGTGATCACAATGCTTGTGAAAATGTAATTCACCTCATGCTTGCCAAAATTGTTGGAGGACCGCTTGGGGCAAAAGGAATATCTTTATTTGTAGTGCCACAAAAGCGAATTAACGATACTGAGTTACAAGCCAATGATGTAACTACGGCAGGTATTTACCACAAAATGGGATACAAAGGAGCACCCATTGCTCATTTAATGATGGGTTCTGGAGATGGCTGTGAGGGTTATTTAGTGGGCGAAGCCAGTAAGGGGCTTTCATATATGTTCCAAATGATGAACGAAGCTCGTGTAGGAGTGGGAATGAATGCAACTGCCATTGGTACTGCGGCTTATTATGCTTCTTTACAGTACGCAAAAGAACGCCCACAAGGCAGGAAGATATCAGAAAAAGATCCAAGTAAACCGCAGGTCAGGATTATAAAACATGCAGATGTAAAGCGGATGTTATTTTTCCAAAAGTCAGTAGTAGAAGGTTCGCTTTCCTTGCTGTTATTCTGTAGTAAACTGTCTGATATTATTCATGTTTCCACAGGTGAGAAGCAAACCAATGCTGCTTTATTGTTAGATTTTCTCACACCAATTGCCAAGTCGTATCCTTCTGAAATGTGTTGTTTAACTACTTCGGCAGCTGTTCAGATATTAGGTGGTGCTGGTTATACGACTGACTTTCCAGTTGAGCAATTTTATAGAGAAGCACGCATTCATCCTATTCATGAAGGCACGACCGGTATTCACGGAATGGATTTATTGGGTAGAAAAATTACTATTGCAAACGGACAAGCAGCTATGCTTTTCTTTAAAGAATGTGGAAAAAGCATTCAAGAAGCCAAAGGTTTTGAAAACCTGAAATCCAAAGCTGAAAGTCTTGAAAATCAGTTACAAATATTACAGAAAGTTACCAATCACCTACTTCAAACGGCAAAGGCAGGAGAAACTGAAAAGTACTTGGCAGATGCCACTTTATTTCTGGAAATGACAGGAATTATTGCAATTGCTTGGCAATGGCTAACGATGAGTATTGTAGCTCAAAAAGCCCTCAATAAGAATGAAGCTCACCTTGATGATCAGCAATTCTACAAAGGAAAAATAGCAACCATGCAGTACTTTTTTGACTACGAACTCGTCAAAGTTGATTCACTTTCCAAACGACTGACAAGTGCAGATTTCATCTCACTAGATGCCGAAGAAAGTTGGTTTTAA
- a CDS encoding 6-phosphogluconate dehydrogenase, whose translation MFSNFAAQQKSRLMILYVMGVSGSGKSTIGNLLSEKLNIAFYDGDNFHPEANVYKMSQSIPLTDEDRKGWLEALNFKAKELQNDGESGIFACSALKDSYRKVLSLGLKEVHFIHLDGSKELIKQRLQARKGHFMPPNLLDSQFETLEPINTGIRTSIEDSPAVIIEKIVKELEKKEFGLIGLGVMGKSLARNLASRGFKLALYNRFVKDLEEQVAENFVKEHDELNNSAGFENLQQFVDNLSSPRKIFLMVNAGKVTDMVIDELMPILDKGDVIIDGGNSHFKDTEQRIIKLSKKGLHFIGTGVSGGEEGALKGPSIMPSGPKEAYDIIAPYLTAIAAKDKKGDSCCTYIGEGGSGHFVKMVHNGIEYAEMQLIAEIYGIMRYVFQMKVENIASTFENWNEGSQSSYLLEITHKLLRKKEGNKYLIDLILDKAGNKGTGSLTTITMAELGEPATMISSALFARYVSAFKDRRDVYANQFLDVDKISHELNHNDLKLAYSLARRVNHQQGFTLIRTAAKEYNWNIDFVELARIWTNGCIIRSTLMEEISQVYATKTDMILEMRQQDIIEQLAALRSMCSLAITAGVSIPCHLSAVDYLNAHLNNFPTANIIQAQRDFFGAHTFQRVDDASGKFYHVDWS comes from the coding sequence ATGTTTTCTAATTTCGCCGCTCAACAAAAATCTCGTTTGATGATTCTATACGTTATGGGGGTTTCGGGAAGCGGTAAATCCACCATAGGAAATTTGCTTTCAGAAAAATTGAACATTGCTTTTTACGATGGAGACAATTTCCATCCAGAAGCCAATGTATACAAAATGTCTCAAAGCATACCTTTAACTGACGAGGATAGAAAAGGTTGGCTTGAGGCCTTAAATTTTAAAGCCAAAGAACTACAAAACGATGGTGAAAGTGGAATTTTCGCCTGTTCGGCATTGAAAGATAGTTACAGGAAAGTATTGAGCCTTGGCCTTAAAGAAGTACATTTTATTCATTTGGATGGCTCCAAAGAACTTATAAAACAAAGACTACAAGCACGAAAAGGGCATTTTATGCCACCAAATCTTTTGGATTCACAGTTTGAGACTTTGGAACCTATAAATACGGGAATTAGAACTTCTATTGAAGACAGCCCAGCAGTAATAATTGAAAAAATTGTGAAAGAACTAGAGAAAAAAGAATTCGGTCTGATTGGTTTAGGCGTAATGGGAAAAAGCCTTGCGAGGAATCTTGCTTCGAGAGGTTTCAAATTGGCTTTGTACAATAGATTTGTGAAAGACTTGGAAGAACAAGTTGCTGAGAATTTTGTAAAAGAGCACGACGAGCTAAACAACTCTGCTGGATTCGAGAATCTCCAACAGTTTGTAGACAACCTGAGCAGCCCGAGAAAGATATTCTTAATGGTCAATGCTGGTAAAGTTACCGACATGGTCATAGACGAGTTGATGCCTATTTTGGACAAAGGAGATGTGATCATAGATGGTGGCAATTCTCATTTCAAAGACACGGAGCAAAGAATCATCAAACTATCTAAAAAGGGCCTTCACTTTATTGGCACTGGTGTTTCTGGCGGTGAAGAAGGTGCTCTCAAAGGGCCATCTATCATGCCAAGTGGGCCAAAAGAAGCTTACGATATTATTGCTCCTTACCTCACAGCAATCGCTGCAAAAGATAAGAAAGGAGACAGCTGCTGTACCTATATAGGCGAAGGTGGGTCTGGCCATTTCGTAAAAATGGTGCACAACGGTATTGAATACGCCGAAATGCAACTCATTGCCGAGATATACGGCATCATGAGGTACGTATTCCAAATGAAAGTGGAAAACATTGCCAGTACTTTCGAAAACTGGAATGAAGGTTCGCAAAGTAGTTACTTACTAGAGATCACTCACAAACTACTTCGCAAGAAAGAAGGCAATAAATACCTGATTGATTTGATACTTGACAAGGCTGGAAATAAAGGAACTGGCAGCTTGACAACCATTACCATGGCTGAGCTAGGCGAACCAGCTACAATGATTTCTTCAGCACTTTTTGCAAGATACGTTTCTGCATTCAAGGACCGACGTGATGTATACGCCAATCAGTTTTTGGATGTCGATAAAATAAGCCACGAACTAAACCACAATGACCTCAAACTTGCTTATTCGCTAGCAAGAAGAGTGAATCATCAGCAAGGTTTTACGCTTATCAGGACTGCAGCTAAGGAGTATAATTGGAATATTGATTTTGTTGAGTTAGCTCGCATTTGGACCAATGGCTGTATCATACGCTCCACACTGATGGAAGAAATTTCGCAGGTTTACGCTACCAAAACCGACATGATTTTGGAAATGAGACAGCAGGATATCATTGAGCAATTAGCTGCATTGAGGTCGATGTGTAGTTTGGCTATTACGGCGGGGGTTTCTATTCCATGTCATTTATCGGCTGTGGACTACTTAAATGCTCACTTGAATAATTTCCCTACGGCAAATATCATTCAAGCTCAACGAGACTTTTTTGGTGCTCATACTTTTCAACGTGTAGATGATGCTAGTGGGAAGTTTTATCATGTGGATTGGTCGTGA
- a CDS encoding Methyltransferase domain-containing protein, with protein sequence MEDTTQNHWDTVYQTKNPDQVSWTQEVPKTSLEFIHSFGVSKKAKIIDIGGGDSKLVDHLLDQGFEDITVLDISVQALEKAKKRLGTKATKVKWIVSDITAFQPMETYDVWHDRATFHFLTRSEQVAQYLNTARNAVSGYLTIGTFSEQGPQKCSGLQIKQYNEEQLSAELDNGFDKLKCINEDHTTPFETKQNFLFCSFKRQEG encoded by the coding sequence ATGGAGGATACAACACAAAATCACTGGGATACGGTCTATCAAACTAAAAATCCTGATCAAGTTAGCTGGACTCAAGAGGTTCCCAAAACTTCATTAGAGTTTATCCATTCCTTTGGTGTTAGTAAAAAGGCCAAAATAATTGATATTGGGGGTGGCGATAGTAAACTCGTGGACCATTTGCTCGATCAGGGTTTTGAGGACATCACCGTACTTGATATTTCGGTACAAGCTCTCGAAAAAGCAAAAAAGAGATTGGGTACCAAAGCCACAAAAGTTAAATGGATTGTAAGTGACATCACAGCGTTTCAGCCTATGGAAACTTACGATGTTTGGCATGATAGAGCCACCTTTCATTTCTTAACCCGCAGTGAGCAAGTTGCACAATATTTGAATACAGCAAGAAACGCCGTTTCTGGTTATTTAACCATAGGTACTTTTTCGGAGCAAGGACCACAAAAATGTAGCGGACTGCAAATCAAGCAATACAATGAAGAGCAACTAAGTGCCGAGCTCGACAATGGATTTGACAAATTAAAATGCATCAATGAGGATCACACCACACCCTTTGAGACAAAGCAAAACTTTCTATTTTGTAGTTTTAAGCGACAAGAAGGCTGA
- a CDS encoding maltose/moltooligosaccharide transporter codes for MKKKPNLSLAQIWNMSFGFLGIQMGFALQNGNGSRILLNFGADVEELGWFWLVAPLTGLIVQPIIGHYSDHTWTKLGRRRPFFLAGAIVASLGLFLLPNADMFTKYLPALWVGAGFIMIMDASFNVAMEPFRALVGDKLNSEQRTQGFSIQTVLIGIGAVVGSWLPYALKNWFGMADTSVGSVPSNVVWSFIIGGICLLGAIIWTVIKTTEYSPEETASFEIETPQEEIKKAKITDIFTDFGNMPSTMKQLGLVQFFSWFGLFLMWVYSTPAIAQHIYNLPIDDRSSSIFNEAGDWVGILFGVYNGVSAIYAFFLPRIAEKIGRKQTHSISLLIGALGLISIYFIPSPNFLIISMIGIGIAWASILAMPYAILGGSIPARKMGIYMGIFNFFITLPQIASAVFSGKILTAFMGNHAINLIMLAGVCFIIAAIAVRFVDDKDEVVGV; via the coding sequence ATGAAAAAGAAACCAAATCTTAGCCTCGCACAAATCTGGAATATGAGTTTCGGATTTTTGGGGATCCAAATGGGCTTTGCCCTCCAAAATGGTAATGGAAGTAGAATACTGCTCAATTTTGGAGCAGATGTAGAAGAATTAGGCTGGTTTTGGCTGGTTGCTCCTCTTACAGGTCTTATTGTACAACCCATTATCGGTCACTACAGCGATCATACTTGGACAAAACTTGGCAGACGAAGACCTTTTTTTTTAGCTGGAGCAATTGTAGCTTCACTTGGTCTTTTTCTGCTACCCAATGCAGATATGTTCACCAAATATCTCCCAGCACTATGGGTTGGAGCGGGTTTTATCATGATCATGGATGCCAGTTTCAATGTTGCCATGGAGCCTTTTAGGGCATTGGTGGGTGATAAATTAAACAGCGAGCAACGTACACAAGGCTTTTCTATCCAAACAGTTCTCATTGGAATAGGTGCCGTTGTAGGTTCTTGGTTACCATATGCTCTTAAAAATTGGTTTGGAATGGCGGATACCTCCGTAGGAAGTGTTCCTAGCAATGTGGTTTGGTCGTTTATCATTGGTGGAATTTGTTTGTTGGGAGCAATTATATGGACGGTGATCAAAACAACAGAATACTCGCCAGAAGAAACTGCTTCATTTGAAATTGAAACACCACAAGAAGAAATCAAGAAAGCGAAAATCACAGATATATTCACTGATTTTGGAAACATGCCAAGCACCATGAAACAATTAGGCTTGGTTCAGTTTTTCTCTTGGTTTGGTTTGTTTTTAATGTGGGTATATAGCACACCAGCCATTGCACAACATATTTACAATTTACCAATCGACGATCGCTCTTCTAGTATTTTCAATGAAGCCGGAGACTGGGTTGGAATCCTATTTGGTGTTTACAACGGTGTTTCCGCAATTTATGCCTTCTTTTTGCCTCGTATAGCTGAGAAGATCGGTCGCAAGCAGACACATTCCATCTCATTACTCATAGGTGCATTGGGACTGATTTCTATTTATTTCATTCCCAGCCCAAACTTTTTGATCATTTCCATGATCGGAATTGGAATAGCTTGGGCAAGTATCCTTGCAATGCCTTACGCCATTCTTGGTGGGTCAATTCCGGCTAGAAAAATGGGTATTTACATGGGGATTTTTAATTTCTTCATCACTCTGCCACAAATCGCAAGTGCCGTTTTCAGCGGTAAAATACTCACGGCTTTTATGGGAAATCATGCTATCAATTTGATTATGCTAGCGGGAGTTTGTTTTATCATTGCAGCAATTGCAGTGAGGTTTGTAGATGACAAGGATGAGGTGGTTGGAGTATAA